DNA sequence from the Lodderomyces elongisporus chromosome 5, complete sequence genome:
AGTGAATGGCATCTTGATCACCCAACCAATCTGAACCTTTCACAGTATCGTAGAAATGCCAGTGCCAGTCATCCTTGTGCATGTTACCCAAAGCGGCATTGATACCACCTTGAGCAGCAACAGTGTGGGATCTGGTGGGGAACAACTTTGAGACACATGCGGTCTTGTAACCTTCAGAGGCCAAACCAAAAGCTGCTCTCAAACCAGCACCACCGGCACCGACAACAAGACAGTCATACTCGTGGTCGACAACATGGTACTTTTGACCCATGAGCTTTGCAGCGTTGAAATCTTGACCCTTGACATTGGAACCAATGACCTGGGATCTTATCGATGTGGTGGAGAATTGCTTAGCAAGTCTCGTGGCCCTAACTTGATTACGAAGTGAGGACAacattattttttgcttttcttatttgctttttttttctttatttctttatttctttatttctttattttactttattgTTTATTTCTAGTTATTGATTCTTTggtgaaacaaaataaacaagtTGTAATGCTGTGAAGAGTTAATAAGTGTTTGTGGTTTGGGggaagaacaaacaaacgaCTTGTGAATAAATATGGGATTGAGTTTAGTTGCTCGGATTGACCAAATTCAAATAgtaataaacaaaacaaaaattaacaaatgATAGTGAtggaaacagaaaaaaaaaatattgaaattAGGAGTGGTAAGGAGAAGTTGAGGTGTGATTAGATGAATAAATTAAAGTTAACAGACACTCTGTTTGACTGATTTGGTGTAGTTGTTTGTTTAGGGTGGATTGAactataaaaaaaagggccTCAGCTCcgttggttttttttttttccttacTCTGgagaaacaattgaaaatttgatTCGGTATAATCTATTGGTTTTATGAGAGCTCTGGGTGAGCTccattaaatttttttttttttcttttttttttttttgtttttcctccctctctttctctctcactacttttttttaaaagagaaaaaataaaaataataataataaaaaaaaattgtatggAAGATGGAGAGAAAAGTGGAGGAATAAATTAAGACAAagtttattgaaaaaattggcaAACACTTTTATAGAGTTTGTTCAAAGGAGGTAGTATACTTATTCATTGATAGTTGGAGATAGCTACACCATATTTCAGAGGTTATCGACAGTGTCTACGTGTTCAAGATCTGTTTTGAAGCAGCTATAATCAACATTCGCTTAACTGTCATTGGTTTGTTATTTAaaaccttttttatttttttatttttcttttttatttttattttttatttttttcttttttcttgccTTCCCCCACTGGAAATTTCATGCTCTCTCTCGTTGTCTCCAGTTCGAGTATTACAAAATGCACGATTCTGATAGGTCGAGCAAAAGAGCCGCACTTTTCTGGACCCGATTTTTTCCCCGACTAACTCATGACCCACACCAACACACCaacacatttttttttttctctctctctcgctctcgctctttttctctcacCGCTCCAGGTCTCCACTTTTGAGTTGTTCCTTCAACTCCCGGGACTGGGGTAaccaaaaggaaaaaggaaaaaggaaatataaaataaaatataaaaaataaaaaataaagaatttaaatttaaattaATTATCTGGAGAATCGTTCAATAAGGACGATATAGATGTATCAACAGATGGTGTATCATTATGAGGCGGTGCAGTATCTTTCCCTGATTGTGTAGAACTCGATAGCTCCTGTCCTTCTTGAAAAGACAAATGTCAATATCCAACTACCAATTGCGATTTATGAAGATAATGTTGGATGTATTCTACTAGCAACGCATCTAATATATTATAGTCGTACAAAGCATATTAGTACAAGATACCATTTGCTTAGACAAGGTATTATCAACGGAACTATGATTGTGAAATATGTTCAAACGCAATTGGTGATTGTTGATGCATGGACAAAACCGTTAGGTAAAATTCAATTAAGCCATTTAATTAAATTAGCTGGATTCATGTCTCTTTGATCAAAGGAGAATTGCTGAAATTAGAAACTGAAACAATATAATCAAGGTGACGTTCATATCATTAATAACTAACTGTCGTGTGAAACACTTCACTTTTTATTGAGTTACTAGAATAATCTTAGCAAGTGTCTTGCCCACTACGACTAATTAATAGTGTGCTATTCACTTTGATTATATTGTTTCTGTTACTAACTTCAACATCATGAAGTAATAGAGACCTGTTTATAGAATAAATGCatttattgtttgtttatttacttATTGCTAATGGTGAAAATACCCTGTCGTTTGTAACAATGCTCATTTATTTTAAGAAACGATTGATAAATTTCAGGTAATAAGACAACTTGTAGAGGTTTATTCACTTTCAATTACattactttttgtttctttctttctttctttgtatttttttttattattttttcgCAGCCATTCTATATTTAGTAACAAGAGTGATACACCTGTTCCATAAACATCTGCAATGGaacatatgtatatataaagttTGTTAATATGaacaattgcaattgaGAACAAAATGCACAATGACACAAGATGATCGAGATAACATCGAGTAAGCATGTTGATTCGATTTGATTtaattaaagaaagaacttaaacaagaagaagtcATTTCAGTATAGACCTGAAATGCCAAGAACCTCGCTCCCCTCCCCACATAATTCTGTCATAAAGCAATCGACTTATTCAACTGAAAATGTAAGACACAACTCATTAGTAAGATTGTTTTAACGTACGTCATGTTTAATTCACACCTTCTGCCATCATTTCAAACCCCCCCTGAACCTTCTCCTGGCATTCTCTCGCCTCTCCCCTTGGTTTTCCCCCTTACAGTTGGTGTAAATCAGGTATTTAATACTAATAAATTATTTTACAGTAATTATGGTTCAAGATCAATGCTCTTCTGCAAAGTCTCTGTACGTGGATTGTAAAACCTTAAACACTTTAAAAAACAGGCTATATTCAAAGCCATTGGAAATGTACGATAAGTAAAGGGTTTCGTTCCaatacacttttttttttctaagcCAAGACAGTAACAATAATGACaataaagagagagaaaaaagcaTTGTTAAAAAAGGGATGTTGGTTATTGGAATAACGAGTACTGTCAAAAcgtatattttttcaaaacataacattttcaaatgacGTAACCATGTTTAAGTTTTAGAGTATTCGGTACTCCACAAAAACtatcctttttctttcacatccctgaaagaaaaaagtaataataacaGAATGATCTTGAATCAAAGAACAATAGGGATCCAAAAATAGCATAAGTAAACACAGATTTAATTGGAAAAtgcacacacatacacacaagAGTAAATATTGTCAACCTATGTTATAATTGGTTCAAACTTGGTCAAACTTGGTCAAACAACGTCATCCTGCCAAAATTGCAGTGCCTTGGAAAACTATAAATATAGGTGAAAAACTTCCACATTTCAGGATCGTTTGACATGACTGATTCATCACTTCTAAACATTACCAATCTTTGTCTAGATaagaaaaatacaaattaCCTAGGACATTTAACAACATCCAAGTATTCATATTCAATattgatttcaatttcataaTGCAATTCTTTAAAGCTGCTTCTTTACTTGCTCTTGCCACCCAATCTTTGGCTGCATTATCACAATACAAGTTGTATGCTTCATCagagaataaagaaatcgACGGTAAGGGATTGTACTACACTCACGAAGGAGCTGGTATCAACTACTTTTTTATCTCGCAAGATGATTCAGCAGCCGAATTAACTTATGATGATGAGAGCAACATCATTTACAGTCAAGTGACCCCACAAATCAAGTTCCAATTCACCGAGCAAAGTGATATCTTACAATTGAGTGTTTTTGAGCCAGAAAAAGTTGAGATTGAAGCTAATGGTGAATTAAAGTTTAATGGATGGGACACTTTGCATGCTGCCAAAAACATCAACGATCCATACTCATACTCCAAGAGCTCttatgctgttgttgttggtgacTCCAAGGGTGGTATTCCATTCAAAATTGTTAGCATCAAGGTTTAACTTCGCTTAGCTTAGCTTACTTTAGTTTAGTTTAGATTAGTTTGTCCAAGattcaaaattgaaagaaaataaaaaatttattagCATTTACAAGGTACAATCATATAGATGTAGAATTGGAAGCCATACTCTAGCTCTGATATCATTCTAAATTTGTGTTGGATCACCATTGGCTGCAAATGACGGTGTAGATTATTAAAGGAGCCGCGAGTCGAGAGGCTTAaatactatttttttcgGGTGTCAGGTAAAACAAGGCTTGTTGTTCACgtctgtctctctctctctctctctctctctcgcacacacacacacacacacagacacacatatacataaaCGCATACGCACACATATCAAATACATCTATCAACATTTGGTCAACCATTCCTACCAAATCTAAGACAACAGCATTTGAATATAAATAATGGACGACTTGACAAAATCAGTCTGGGACGATGAAGAGTCCACCAGTATTGGCGATGGAAGAAATACTACACTGCAGTACGATCAAGTTAATGAACCTCATACGTCAACGTTTAATCCggcgtcgtcgtcgtcgtcagTGACAGCGCCACTAATAAGCACTTTCAACTCATTCAGCATTGACGATCCATTTGCCAACCCATTTAGTGATGATAAACCACAAGAGGaagtggaagaagaagaggaagagaaacaGGAAGGTTTTCGAGAGCAAAAACAGGAGCAAGGGCAAGAGAAACataatgaaaataatgaGCTTGAGGGGGGTGAACAGGATGACGACTTTTTCAAAGCTGGTAAAGTAAATGGTGCTTCGGACAATGGTTTGTACTCACCCAGAAAGCACCATTTGCAAAGCCAAATATTATCAGAGCTAACTGAAGGATCAGATTCATTTGATTTGGAACAATCGTTGACCAAACCTACTGCATCGAAAAACATTCTGAAGTCAGATCAATTGTTTTCAGACAAAGATTCACCAATTAAACTAAGCTCAAGTGATCAATCTTCAATCAGTTCACCTTCTTCAGTGGGACCAattaatttgaaaaaatttaaagccAAGAGACCAAGAAGGTTTGATTCAAAGACAAATGTTCAACATTTGAAAGGTGAGCTGGAAAATGTCAACTCGAATTTATTGGGGCCATTgacttttgaaaataagcaaaaaagggataaagaagaagaaaaagatgtgGGAAACCAAGGAGCACAAAAAGAACCAACAGAATTGACTACTGAGGCGATTGGAAATCAAATGGGGACTATACATGAAGAGTTACAAGGCAATAAGAAAAACAGCAATAACTCTccatcaaaacaaaagactacaccaaaaaatacaacaaaaaatacaGAAACAAATTCATATGCGGAAGCACCACTGAAGAATGATAATCAACTTGAAATCACTGTTGGTGACCCTATGAAGGTTGGCGATATCACTACCGCGCATATCATGTACACCATTAAAACACGCAACAAGAACCTCGACTCACCAAATTTCCCACAAATCAAGGAAGTTTCCGTGCAAAGACGTTATAGCGATTTCAGGTGGTTGTTTCATCAACTACAGGCAAATCATCCTGGTAGGATAATTCCACCTCCTCCGGCAAAGCAAAGCCTTATTGGCAGatttaatgaaaaaattattgaACACAGACGATTATCCCTCGAAAAAATGTTGAATCATATTAACACTAAACCGTTGTTGTGTAATGACCCAGACTTTGTTTCGTTTTTGACGAATGAGAACGAAGGTCATGCATTTGGCGATGCAAGCTTGGACGAATCAGCAATTCAAGACGGCCACAGTAGtgtttcttcatcttttacCACACCcacttcaacaacaacaacaacgacgaCCACGACCACGGCCACGGCTGCTGCTAATGCCGCTAATGCTGCTGCCAGTGCGGCTTTTGCCTCTACTGGGTTTATGAGTTCGTTATTCTCACTGTCAACAAAGTATACAGAACCGGACTCGTATTTtacgaaaaagaagcagtattttgatgatttggAGTATAATTTGAAGCAACTTTTGAAAACCCTTGAGCTAATCGGAACACAAAGACTGGACTTGCTGAATATTTGGGAAGAGATTGCCATCACCATGGAAGAGTTGGCTGCAGTAGAAATCACAAAGAGTACTAGCGATTTATTCAATGCATTTAGTCAAGTGCAATACCATATAAAGGATAATATCGAGAGACTCAACTTGTCTGACCAACTTACAATGGGGTTCACAGTAGAGGAGTATTTGAGATTAATTGATGCCATTAATTACACGTTCAAGACCAGAATAAAAATCTTTGAGCTGCTATCTTCTTTGAATGCCCAAGTAGACAAATTGTCTAGGAAACTGTCGTTGCTGCCAGAAAAGTCCTTTGAATTAGAGAGGATGAAAGAACGCCAATCTAGTTTACAGAAGGACTTCAATGAAATAAGCAATACTATCAAGCTGGAATTGGACGAGTTTGAAATGACCAGAATTGATGATTTCAGAAACAATGTTGAGATATACATTGAAAATGCTATTGAGTCGCAGAAGGAAGCTATTGAAGTTTACGAAACATTCTATAGTCGGTACATTGCTGTTGATAATGAGTAAagattattttttgtaaaagcgatatttttttaggtttttatattttagtTTAAAAATGATATCCTACCTCTTCCCCTCCTCCTTCCGCTCTTTCTCCTccttaattttatttttaaaaaggGACAAAAGACAATGTAATTTATGTTGTCAAGGCATCCTTGAAGTATATATAGTACACGTTAATTTCCGTTCTTTGTTCCCCGCTCGGAAAAACGCGGTTATAAAAATTATAGTAGATGAGTGGGGGGAGGGAGGGGGGCTAAGAAGTTAGTGAGAAAGTGAAGGTCGGAAAGTTGTGCGGAGTAACACAAAATCATGCAATCTTTTGTAAAGGAATGAAAAGgagttgaaaaattaattacgaaaattgaaaaaaaaaaaattaaaaaaattattatcaataataaaaataataataacaatagtaagaaaaattagttaattttttttttttaatttggaaaatttctACTAATGAATCATCAAGGGCCATGTGACTCAATTTCCTTAAATTTCAAACTAAATATTATATATCAATATATAAAGGGGAACTTGTTTTTCCCATTATTATCATCTAATGGTTATTTTGAAAGTACCAAATTAGAATAGCAACACGAAGACGAATAttgttaaatttttttttttttttgaagaaaaaaaaatgagtaTACAGGTGCATTTCAACAAGGTTGAATTGTCGATTCTCACTATACCTAGACCAAAGCTCTGGATCTTTGCAAATTCGATATTACAGCTCTTGTATGATTCAATTGGTGAGCACTGTccggaagaagaagaagaagaagcagacGCAGAAGAATATAAAGTGACAAGAAGAAGTGATAGTGACAATAGGAGTGATATTGACTTTaacaatgacaatgacaatgacaatgatgatgcaGATGGGCCTGGTCTAAACGACTTGAAACAAAGCATAGAAAGTTTGAACGAAATCAAGTCCGTAGAATCTTATGATAGCGATATTTCTGGGGGCAGACAAGTGGACAACTCGAGCAAAAGTCTAGACCATGATTTCCAATCCGCTTTAGCCCAAGCTTCGAGCAACCACGAAGAGTCAGAAGAGAGCATATTGCATATTGCATTAACACCATCAGAGTGTACTATTATCTGTCCCACACGATTAGTctccaaatttttcaaaagccCGTTGGCTATCTGTAAAGCATTGGGATATAAAGATGTGCAACTTTTGCCGTCACCATTTTTGAGCTTAATAGTTGATTCGGATGGCAGTGGAGATAAACTGTCGAGGATTCTTGAGTTGACAAAACCATTATCTGAGCATGACATTTCCATCTTCTACATTTCCTCACATTTCAACGATATAGTGTTGATCCCACACGCTGCAAAGGAGAAAGTGGAACAGATTCTAACGGCAGAGCATTTTGAGTACATGGAGAGCTCAGATAGCTATATATCAAATGGAGGGTCATTTGGTAACGAAGGTGAAAACATCGATGATGTAGTTGTTGTGCATGAAGAttacaataataatgataatgaatCCGAAAGTATCACCACAGAGGTATTATTGCTGCTGTCGTCGCCACTGCCGCCACcgcatcaacaacaacaacaacagaagcAGCCTCCAAGACAACCGATCCATGAAAAAGCATTTGAACTTTTTGCTCAAGCAGGAATTCACCCCAAGATTCATGATCAACATGAACTCTTATTAACCGGATCGCGGCCGGGAGAAATGAAAAGCGCAAtattaaaaacaataaaattaTTATCTTTAGCAAACCATAAACTGCCGCCGTATTTTGTGCTCACTAGAACATTCTCCACAGAATTGTCGTTAACACTACCGGAGTCGGAGAAGACTCGGTCAGAGTATGGATTTGattcaacaaatacaaTTGGTTCGGCACAGGATGTCATTATCCCAATCAGTATGGATTTCACCAGCTTACCTTTGAACTGCACAGGTATTGTTGCAGGGATGGCGAATTTGTTGATCACCGAGGGTGGGAATTCAATCGAGCTTGGATACTTGTCCATGGCCAGATCCGGTGTCATAATGATTCCGCAAGAGAATCTTGAAGCGGTACAGCAAATATTAGAACGTATATGAAATATTTAGTAAGACATAGTCATATATTCAAGCGTCGGCATTTTGTAGTTTGTGATACCATCTATTTGTTATGACGTTTTAACCTCGTAAACTAGAAACATTGAAGTCAGTCTTAGACAATTAGTGTAAGGTATGTatgtctgtctgtctgtttATTAGtttgtctgtttgtttgtttctttaaacTATTTTTAATCAAAGATGAATTTGTAATTACATCATTGTTGAATTTCTTGTCCTAGCCATGTAAGTAAATAAGGTAGGCAATATTCATTAAAaagtttttcttcattaaaTTTGGAAATCAAACTTGCAACATGTCGTACTTCGGCGCCATTCTCACACCAATGTTAAGTAAGCTTTGATAACTTTAAAATATGAAACTGGTTCAGTCACAACTAAAAGGGTagataaatataaaaataccGGACATCAACgtcttttaaaaaagaaaagttttaAACCATTGTACTAGCTTAAAGTCTATTTAAATGTTGTTTTAAACATATCAAAATGATATATTGCTATTGATTGGTATAACAAAACGTTGGAGATGTTTGAACTAAGTGGTTTAAGTGAAAAAGTTCAGACAAACGCATTTGGTCAAGACTTAAAAGCACACAGGATTTCAACCTGAAGTAGTcataaatttgttttttgtaataGCTAGATGTGATGTATCTGGTGCTGGCGATGTTAAAAATTTCAAGAATTCGGTCCAGTATTGCATGTAGGAAATCATCACGCTGCAAAAGGCTCAACACACACGTTGTGGCTGTCCCTACATAtagcgaaaaaaaaacaaatctcCAAgccatcaccatcaccatttAGTTATCTAAAACATCGTGAGTAAAtgatatttatatacaagtatgtgtttaattttcatttcatcatcattgtccATCCATTGATTTCAATCATTCATGTattggttgcaaaatgtccaaatataataaaaaacaagggaaaaaaaaaataaacaaaacaatttaaCATTAATACAAACCTAGAGCTCACGACCcttcaaacaaaagaaaaacagcGGTAGTTTCAACAAGTTCAATGTCTTATATAAATGTAGACctttcacttttctttaaagGTTCagtatcatcaacatcattatCCTGAAGTGCTAGTTTTGTGTACATCATCTCCTAACATTTCGTTTTCCTCATTTCTCCAGCCTCATTTCTAGTGTGGGAGAAAagtttctcttcttctttttctttttctttctcttttttatttttattctaattttttttctcttaattttttttttcctttggtAGCATCGTCGTGCTTCGCTATGCTCTTTCTTGAAATGgtgaaaaatcaaaattttcTGCATTTACCCATATACAGAGAAATACCTTGCAACCCAAGCTTTCTACAAAAAAGTACTTTATTCAGCAAATCTTTTATAGAGTGTGCAATCTGAGTAGTTTTATCAAAGTTAGAAAACATCTTCCCACAGCAACAATTCCTTTCTgctaaaaaaagaaaaaaaaacagatttttcaaaaaaaaatgtattcAAGAACAAGCAAGTTTCAAGCTTCCATGGCAAATGATGGCATCAACGATGCTATGGGCTCATCGTCTAAATTTAACAACACCGCCGCCACTAGCACTAGCAACAGCActagcaacagcaacagtaatagtagtagcaCTCCAAATGCTGCT
Encoded proteins:
- the vps5 gene encoding Vacuolar protein sorting-associated protein vps5 produces the protein MKINEPHTSTFNPASSSSSVTAPLISTFNSFSIDDPFANPFSDDKPQEEVEEEEEEKQEGFREQKQEQGQEKHNENNELEGGEQDDDFFKAGKVNGASDNGLYSPRKHHLQSQILSELTEGSDSFDLEQSLTKPTASKNISKSDQLFSDKDSPIKLSSSDQSSISSPSSVGPINLKKFKAKRPRRFDSKTNVQHLKGESENVNSNLLGPLTFENKQKRDKEEEKDVGNQGAQKEPTELTTEAIGNQMGTIHEELQGNKKNSNNSPSKQKTTPKNTTKNTETNSYAEAPSKNDNQLEITVGDPMKVGDITTAHIMYTIKTRNKNLDSPNFPQIKEVSVQRRYSDFRWLFHQLQANHPGRIIPPPPAKQSLIGRFNEKIIEHRRLSLEKMLNHINTKPLLCNDPDFVSFLTNENEGHAFGDASLDESAIQDGHSSVSSSFTTPTSTTTTTTTTTTATAAANAANAAASAAFASTGFMSSLFSSSTKYTEPDSYFTKKKQYFDDLEYNLKQLLKTLELIGTQRSDLSNIWEEIAITMEELAAVEITKSTSDLFNAFSQVQYHIKDNIERLNLSDQLTMGFTVEEYLRLIDAINYTFKTRIKIFESLSSLNAQVDKLSRKSSLSPEKSFELERMKERQSSLQKDFNEISNTIKSELDEFEMTRIDDFRNNVEIYIENAIESQKEAIEVYETFYSRYIAVDNE